The following nucleotide sequence is from Solidesulfovibrio carbinolicus.
CGACCACGTCCTGGCCGGCCCAGGATTCGGCCGACATCTTCTGGCTGGAGAGCACCCGGCCCCGGGCGTCGGTCAGGGTCATCATGATGGTGACGGCCACTTCGTTGGCGTTGACCATGAGGTTCTTGCCGGCCCGGCCGCTGATGACGCCCCGGATGAAGAAATCCGCGCCGATGCGGCCCGAGGCGGCCAGGGCGGCGTCGGGGTCGTTGTTCAAAATGGCCAGGCGTTCGGCGGCGGCGATCTGGGCGTTGATCTGGCCCTGGGTGATGGTGCTCAGGCCCAGCTGCTGGAGCTGCTGGTTGACGGCGTCAAAGAGCACGCCCGAGCCGCCCAGGGCCAGCTTGCCGCCGGTGCGCTCGGCCAAAAGCAGGGCGATGCGCTTGCCCTTGATGCTTGATCGGCAGGGGGCGGACAAGGCGGCGCTGACGGCGGCCCGTTTGGCGGCCGTAGCCTGGGACCCTTTGGACTCCTCCTCGGAAAAGGAGAAGGCCCGGGCCGGAACGTCAGGAGCGAGCACAAGGAACGCGAAGGCGAGAACGAGCAGTCGGCGCATGGTGAAGTCCCTTTGCGCGGAGGGCCGCGTTGGGGTTTGGCGGGAAAAATCCGCTTTGGTCCAAGTATCCGCCTGTGGAACCGATAGCACAAGATATGCCGCCAAGGCCAGGGGGACGACGCATTTGCCGCGGCCTTGCCGCGCGCCCGCTTCAGGCCGGCCCTGGTCGGGCCTGGGGCCGTTTCGCCTCGCGGCGCGCGGCCTTGCACTGTTGGAAATGCCGTTATCGGACAGGAGAGAAGACTGCCGACATTTCCTGAAATCGTTGCCCGGCCGCTGCGTCAGTGCCCAGCGCCGCCAGACGAGCCCCTTGGTCCGTCATGGCGCGGCTGTCGTCCGGCCGGAGCGGGCCGCAGCATGGACGCAGCATGGCGACTGCGCCGGCCGGCAGCAATACTGCGCCGCAGATCGGCGCGTCTCCTGGCCCGGAGAATGTCGGGAGAGTGTATATGGAAACTTGCTGTGTGCAAAGCATCGGACCATTGCGGTCAACAAAAGGCGGTGTGATGGAGAATTTATGGTGCGTGGTCGGGGCATTGCGTGAGGCTGGCGCGCACGTTCCTGAAGATTGCGCCGCAAGCGGGCCGCAACATCCACCCCGGCCTGTTCGTCTGCTCTCCCCTAATCCCCATTTGGGGGGTCCGGGGGCCTCAGGCCCCCGGCCGCCGGAGGCTCTCCTTTTTCTCTCCCCCGTCAACTCCCGCCGCCGACGAAGCCGCCTCGGCCGGGGCGGGGGTCGAAGGGCGCGGGGGTGGGCGGGATGGTGGCGAATTCCGCTTTTTCCTGGTCGGTGAGCGCCCGCACCGAGCCCGGGAGTTGGGGGCGCAGGAATACGGCCTGGTCGGGCTTGGTCAGCACCGTTTTGAGGCCATGCTGGTCCACCACCACCTGGCTTTGCTTGGTGGCGCGCAGGGCGTGGAGTTCATCCTTGACCGTCTCGGTTTTCACGCCTTTGACGGTTTTTATTTCGGTGACGATCTTGTGGTCCAGGGTGGTGCCCCGGATGCCGATGACGGCGAGCGGCGATTCCAGGCGCAGGCGGGCCGGATCGTTTTGCACGACCTTGCCCGAGACGTAGCGGAACATGCCCTTGGCCATGCGGATGGCTTGCTTTGAGGCGTCGAGATTGGCCGGATCGTACACGAAGTCGGCCAGGAGCACTCGGCTGTCCGGGCCGATGTCCAGGCTTGAGCCGTCGGCGAAGGTGACGCGGCCCTTGTCCTCGGGGCCGGTGGCCAGGTCGTCCTCGGCGTAGACGGGGTTGCCCTGGACCAGGGTGCGTTCGGGGTCGGCCCCGCGCTTGGCCCGGACTTGCCCTTTGGCCTCGGTGAGTTCGCCGGCCTTGGGCGGGCCGGCGTCGGCGGCGGGCGGCGCGGCCGGGGCGTCGCCAGCCGGCGCGTCGGCCGAGGCCGGAGAGGTCGGAGCGGCTGGTGCATCGGCCGGGGTATTGGCCGGTGCAGCGGCGGGAGCCGGAGCGGCCGGAGCGGTCGGCGTCTGGGCCGTGGGCGCTGCGGCTGGAGTCTGGGGGGCAGGGGCCGCCGGAGCGTCGTCGGCCCGGGCGAGGGCCGAGGGTAAGAGCAGGCAGCCAAGAACGGCCAGGGCCGGGAGGATCGCGCGGGTACGGGTCATGTCGGGCATCCTTGTAAGGGCGTCGGCCGGGCCGGTCTTGGGCGACGTGGACGGGAACCCGGGCCACTGGTCAGACATTGAGCACTTTTCACACCAAAACTTTCGAAATGACAAGGAAGGCGGGCTGGCCGGCCTGGCCGGGGTTGACGCGCCGGGCCGGACGTGCCAGCCGGAGCCTTGGGCCTCGCGCCGCGTTCCCCGGGCAGGCTTTGGCAGGAGCGCGGGGCGACCGACGCCCCAGGCTCACGGTCTGCCAAGGAGAAGCCATGGACTACGCCATGACGCCGACGACACAGGAAGCCGTCGCCCAAAGCCGGGCGAACTTCATCGACCGGCTGCCCTATCCCGTCGAACTGCATCTGGAATGGCTGGCCAGGGACGGCCGGCCGTATCGCCTGGAGGCCGGCGGGGAAACGGCCGGCCATTGCATCGTCGCCGCCGACGGCATGCTGGTCGAATTTCATCTGGACGACCGTTTCGTCCCCGACGCCCAGGCGATTTTCGACGTCGTCGCGGCCCGGGCCGGCATCAAACAGGTCTGGCTGCATTCCTTCGACGGCCTGTGCCTGCGCTGCTGTCTGGACAAGGGGCTGACGGCAACCGTGGCCGGTTATTGTTTCCGGGATTTTCTGCCGACGCCGGCCGGCGGGGCAGGGGGGCTCGTGCGGCGGGCCGCCGGCCCGGGCGATTACGACGGGCTGCTGGCCCACACCGACGCGTTGTACGAATCCGAGGAACAGCTGCGCCACATGTTGGCCAACGGCATGCTGCATCTTTACCATGAGGCCGGCCGGCTGGTCGGCTGCGGCTATCTGATCCGGGTGCGCCCCGACAGGGACTGGCGCGACCTGGGCATGTGGGTCCCTTCGTCCTTACGGCGTCGGGGCTATGCCCGGCGGATTTTGGCCGATCTCAAGGACTGGTGTCTGCGGGAGGGCTGGCGGCCTTGCTGCGGCTGCGCGGCGGACAACGTCGCTTCGCGCCGGGCCTTGGAGGCCAACGGCTTTGTCTCCCGCCACGCCGTCCTGTCCTTCGCCCTTTGCCCCCCCGGCCGCCGGGGCAATGGTGTTTCCCGTCAACTCTAATCGGGACTTCCCAGCCGACCAGAGAACCAAAATCCCCCTTAAATACTTTCCCCTTTCGGGGGGTCTGGGGGCCTCAGGCCCCCAGCCGCCGGAGGCACTCTTCGTCTTCGTCTTCGTCTTTCCCTTTCCCTTTCCCTAATCCCGCCGAATGCCCAGTTCGCGCACCAAATGGCGCAGGGTGCGGGGGCTGATGTCGAGGATTTCGGCGGTGCGGGCCTTGTCGCCGCCGCTTGCGGCAAAGGCTCGCAGGATGGCCTGGGTCTTGGCCTGGCGCACGGCTTCTTCCAGGGTGACGGGGGCGTCGGTGTGGGCGCCGCGCGGCGCGACCTCGCCGCCAAGGCGCATGTCCTCGGGCAGATCGGCCGCGTCGATGGCCCCTTCCCGGCACAAAAGCGCCAGACGCTCGATGAGGTTTTTGAGTTCGCGCACGTTGCCGGGCCAGTCGTGGGCGGTCAGTTCGGTGAGCGCCGCCTCGGTGAAGCGCAGGCCGGGCTTGTGGTAGCGTTGGCGGTAGATGGACAGGAAATATTCGGCCAGATAGGCGATGTCGCCGCTGCGTTGCCGCAGCGGCGGCAGGACCAGGGGCACGACGTTTAAGCGGTAGTACAGATCGGCCCGGAACGTGCCCTGGCGCACCATTTCGGGCAGGGCGCGGTTGGTGGCGGCCACAATGCGGGCGGCGAACCGGATCTGTTTTTCGCCGCCAAGCCGCCGAAAGGCCCGTTCCTCGAGCACCCGCAGGAAATCCACCTGGTTGATGCCGGGTATCTCTCCCACCTCGTCAAGAAACAGCGTTCCGTCGCCGGCCATTTCGAAGATGCCGCGCTGGGCCTTGGCCGCGCCGGTGAACGCGCCGGCTTCGTGGCCAAAGAACTTGTCGGCGAACAGTTCTCCCTTGAGCACCCCGCAGTTGACCGGAACAAAGGGTTTTTTGCGCCGCCGGCTGAGGTTGTGGATGCACTGGGCCAGCAGTTCCTTGCCGGTGCCGGTTTCGCCGGAGATGAGCACGCAGGCGTCGGACGGGGCGATCTGGGTGGCGAGGTCGTAGACGGCCTGCATTTCGGCGGAACAAAAGAGGAATTCGGCCTCGGGCAAGGGCTGGCCGGCGGCGACGGGATCGTCGGCGTCGAGCGGCAAAAATTTGCCGCCAAGTAACATGCTGGAATCGATCATGTTTTCTTGCCGCCGTCAGAACGTTGCCATCAGGGTGGAGCAGGGGGACGGCCGGAGAATGCGCTAATGGCCGAAAAATGACAACGGCAAAAATTTGCCGCCTGGCGGCGAATGTTTGCCGTTTGTTGCCGCTGGAGAATCATTAATATCTTGATTTTATTGCAAATCCGAAAAGGCACAATCCTTGATAAGCAACGGGCAACAAACGGTTCGCCAGGCAACGGCGGACCCTGGCCACGGACCGTCCAGGAGCCGACGGCGCGGCGACACCACTTCACCCGGAAAAGGAGAACGAGAGGATCATGAAACGGCAAATTTTCTTCAAAGCGGGCCTGCCGGTCCTCGCGGCCGCCCTGCTCGTCGCGGTCTACGCCCTGGCGGCCCAGAACGACGCGGTCGTGGCCGACGCCCTCAACCAGGCCGGCGCGTCCGGGCCGTGGTGGATGTGGCCGCTCATCCTGCTGTTTTTCTGCTTTATCCTGGGCATCATCGCGGTGCTGGCCGGCGTTGGCGGCGGCGTGCTCTACGTGCCGCTGGTCAGCGGCTTTTTCCCCTTCCACCTCGACTTCGTGCGCGGCGCGGGCCTGATGGTGGCCCTGGCCGGGGCCCTGGCCGCCGGACCGGGTCTGCTCAAACGTAATCTGGCCTCGCTGCGCCTGGCCTTGCCGGTGGCGCTTATCGCCTCCACCTGCGCCATCGTCGGCGCCATGATCGGCCTGGCCCTGCCGACCAACGTCGTGCAGATCGCCCTGGGCACCACCATTTTGTTCATCGCCATCCTCATCCTCAAGTCGAAGAACGTGGCCGTGCCTGAAGTGAAAAATCCCGACGCCGTGGGCATTGCGCTGGGCATGAACGGCGTCTACTTCGACGCCTCCTCGGGCAAGGAATACGCCTGGAAGACCCACCGCACCCTGCCGGGCCTTTTGATGTTCATCATCATCGGCGTCATGGCCGGCATGTTCGGCCTGGGCGCGGGCTGGGCCAACGTCCCGGTGCTCAACCTCATGATGGGCGTGCCGCTCAAGGTCGCCGTGGGCACCTCCAAGTTCCTGCTCTCCATCACCGACACCTCGGCCGCCTGGGTCTACCTGAACCAGGGCTGCGTCATTCCGCTGATGGCCATTCCCTCCATCGTCGGCCTCATGTTCGGCTCCTTTGTCGGCGTGCGCCTGCTCGCCAAGGCCAAGCCCAAGTTCATCCGCTACATGGTCATCGGCGTGCTGCTTTTTGCCGGAGCCAAGGCGCTTTTAAAGGGCCTGGGCATCGGCTGATCGGCCGCGCCTCGCCTTGAATCGACCGTTACCGACACGCACACGCGAGATACGGAGAAGGAAAATGACCACTGACACGACGCAGACGCCTCCCGAACAGATCGTCTATTCCAACATGCTTTTCTACGGCTGCTGGGGTTCCCTGGCCCTGATGGCCGCCACCTACCTGCTGTACGTGCTGGGCGTGCTCACGCCCCACGTGCCCCTGGACACCGTGACCCAGCTGTGGTCCCAGCCGGTCAAGGCCTATCTGACCCAGGGCAACGTGCCCACGGGCTGGGGCTGGTTCAAGCTCATCGTCAAGGGCGACTTCATCAACTTCGCCGGCATCGTGCTTTTGGCCGGCATGACCATCCTGTGCTACATTCCCCTGGTCGGCGCCTACTTCAAGAAAAAGGAGCCGATCTTCGCCGTCATCGCCATCCTGGAGATCCTGGTCCTGGCCGTGGCCGCCTCCGGCGTGGTGGGCAGCGGCGGGCACTAGGCGGCAAACTCCCTTCCATGCGCCCGGCGGTTCGACTACAAGTGAAGGCATCACGGGCGCGGATCGCCGCGGCATGGAGGAGGGAGCGTGACAGCGACGGACAAGGCGAATCTGATTGCCGCAGGGATGGTTGACCTGCCGGGGCTCCTCGACGCCCTGCCCATGGGGGCGGCGGTGTACGACGGGGACGGCAAGGTGGTGCACGTAAACCTCCTGCTGCAACGGTTGACGGGTTTCACGCTGGACGAGGCTCGGGGGCTTCCCTGCCGGCACGTGCTGCGCACGGCCACCTGCGGAAGGGATTGCCCCCACCTGCGCCAGGGCGGCTGCGAGCAGTCGCTTATAACCGACATCGTCAACCGGGGACGGCGAAGGATACCGGTGCGGCTGCACACCAGATGCGTGCCCGACCGGGATGGCAACATCCTGTACCGCATGGACTTCGTGGAAGAGCTGGTCGAGCAGGGAGCGGACGGCATGGCGACGCGGAAATCCGGAAAAGGGGCGCTGATCGGCAAGAGCGCGGCCATGGAGCACATCCTGGCCACGTTGCCGGAGTTCGCCCGTTTAGACCGGCCCGTGCTCCTCGTCGGCGAGACCGGCACCGGCAAGGACCTTATCGCCGAGTGCGTCCACGAAACGTCGCTGCGGGCCAAACGGCCGTTTTTGCGCATGAACCTCGGGTTCATGCCGGCCGATCTGCTGGAAGCCGAGCTTTTCGGCCGGGCCGCCCAGGAAGGGGCCGGGCTGGAGGAGATTCGCGGCCGTTTCGCCGAGGCGGCCGGGGGCAGCATCTTCTTCCCCGAGCTGTCCGACGCGCCGTTGTCCTTGCAAAAAAAGCTGGCCGCCTTCCTGGAGACCGGGGCCGTCGTGCCTCTTGGAGCCACGACTCCCCAGCCCATCGACGTGCGCCTGCTTTTCGCCACCCAGCGCAATCCCGACGAGCTGGCCGACAAGGGCCTGCTCGACCCGGGCTTTTACAACCATTTAAGCGCCATGCGCCTGGACCTGCCGCCCCTGCGGCAGCGCGGCGAGGACCTGCCCTTCCTTCTGGCCTATTTCGCCGAGCGCTTCGCCGAGCGCTTCAAGAAAAACGTCCGGGGCTTTTCCCCGGAAGCCATGAGCGTGCTGGCCGAGTATCCCTATCCCGGCAATGTCCGCGAACTGCGCAACATCGTCGAATATGCGGTCATGACCGCCAAATCGCCGCTCATCGTGCCGGCCAACCTGCCGGTCTACGTGCCTGTCGCGCCTGTCGCCGCCGCCGCCGTTCCCCCTGGCCGGGGACCGGCTCCGGACGCGCCGAAAAAACCGGCCCGGGCCAGGAAAGACCCGGCCGGCAAAGGGAGCGGATCATGACCGGACATCGCGCGCTCATCGCCATTCGCGGCAACGAAGTGGCCTGGCGGTTCGACCGCACCGCCGAGGCCCTGGTCTGCGACATCGCCGAGGACGGGACCGTGCGGTCGCGCTCGGAAATCATTTTCGCCCGCCAGTCCCCCGAGGACCTGTGCGACTACGTCCTGGCCCACGGCATCGACACCGTGGTGGCCGGGGCCGTGGAAGAGGAATACTACCACTACCTGCGTTACAAGCGCGTTGACGTCATCGACAACGTGGCCGGCGAGATCGAGCCGGCCCTGGCCCGCCTGGCCGCGGGGCGTCTGGCCTCGGGCGACATCCTTTTCCCCGGGAAGGAGGGCTAGGCCATGTTCGGCGACGCCATCAAACGCCAGCTTTCGGGCCTGGGCGGCTCCGACGCCGTGGTACCCCCGGGCATGTACCGCACCCTTCGCCGCAAGATCACGGCGCTGATGCTCCTGACCGCCGCCATCCCCCTGGCCATCATGGCCTGGCTCAACTACCACGAGTACCAAAAGGCCCTGTCCCGGGAGATTCAAAATCCGCTGCGGGTCATCGTCAACAAGTCCAAGAATTCCTTCGAACTCTTTCTGGCCGAGCGCACCTCGGCCGTGGGATTCATTGCCCAGGCCTATTCCTTCAAGGAGTTGGCCGACGAGAAGGACCTGGCCCGCATCCTCAAGATCCTGCAGACCGAGTACGTCGGCTTCGTGGACATTGGGCTGATCAACGACAAGGGCGAGCTGGTCAACTACGTCGGCCCCTACAACCTCAAGGGCCACAACTACGCCGAGCAGACCTGGT
It contains:
- a CDS encoding FecR family protein; amino-acid sequence: MTRTRAILPALAVLGCLLLPSALARADDAPAAPAPQTPAAAPTAQTPTAPAAPAPAAAPANTPADAPAAPTSPASADAPAGDAPAAPPAADAGPPKAGELTEAKGQVRAKRGADPERTLVQGNPVYAEDDLATGPEDKGRVTFADGSSLDIGPDSRVLLADFVYDPANLDASKQAIRMAKGMFRYVSGKVVQNDPARLRLESPLAVIGIRGTTLDHKIVTEIKTVKGVKTETVKDELHALRATKQSQVVVDQHGLKTVLTKPDQAVFLRPQLPGSVRALTDQEKAEFATIPPTPAPFDPRPGRGGFVGGGS
- a CDS encoding GNAT family N-acetyltransferase, coding for MDYAMTPTTQEAVAQSRANFIDRLPYPVELHLEWLARDGRPYRLEAGGETAGHCIVAADGMLVEFHLDDRFVPDAQAIFDVVAARAGIKQVWLHSFDGLCLRCCLDKGLTATVAGYCFRDFLPTPAGGAGGLVRRAAGPGDYDGLLAHTDALYESEEQLRHMLANGMLHLYHEAGRLVGCGYLIRVRPDRDWRDLGMWVPSSLRRRGYARRILADLKDWCLREGWRPCCGCAADNVASRRALEANGFVSRHAVLSFALCPPGRRGNGVSRQL
- a CDS encoding sigma-54 interaction domain-containing protein: MIDSSMLLGGKFLPLDADDPVAAGQPLPEAEFLFCSAEMQAVYDLATQIAPSDACVLISGETGTGKELLAQCIHNLSRRRKKPFVPVNCGVLKGELFADKFFGHEAGAFTGAAKAQRGIFEMAGDGTLFLDEVGEIPGINQVDFLRVLEERAFRRLGGEKQIRFAARIVAATNRALPEMVRQGTFRADLYYRLNVVPLVLPPLRQRSGDIAYLAEYFLSIYRQRYHKPGLRFTEAALTELTAHDWPGNVRELKNLIERLALLCREGAIDAADLPEDMRLGGEVAPRGAHTDAPVTLEEAVRQAKTQAILRAFAASGGDKARTAEILDISPRTLRHLVRELGIRRD
- a CDS encoding sulfite exporter TauE/SafE family protein, producing MKRQIFFKAGLPVLAAALLVAVYALAAQNDAVVADALNQAGASGPWWMWPLILLFFCFILGIIAVLAGVGGGVLYVPLVSGFFPFHLDFVRGAGLMVALAGALAAGPGLLKRNLASLRLALPVALIASTCAIVGAMIGLALPTNVVQIALGTTILFIAILILKSKNVAVPEVKNPDAVGIALGMNGVYFDASSGKEYAWKTHRTLPGLLMFIIIGVMAGMFGLGAGWANVPVLNLMMGVPLKVAVGTSKFLLSITDTSAAWVYLNQGCVIPLMAIPSIVGLMFGSFVGVRLLAKAKPKFIRYMVIGVLLFAGAKALLKGLGIG
- a CDS encoding DUF1634 domain-containing protein; its protein translation is MTTDTTQTPPEQIVYSNMLFYGCWGSLALMAATYLLYVLGVLTPHVPLDTVTQLWSQPVKAYLTQGNVPTGWGWFKLIVKGDFINFAGIVLLAGMTILCYIPLVGAYFKKKEPIFAVIAILEILVLAVAASGVVGSGGH
- a CDS encoding sigma 54-interacting transcriptional regulator, whose protein sequence is MTATDKANLIAAGMVDLPGLLDALPMGAAVYDGDGKVVHVNLLLQRLTGFTLDEARGLPCRHVLRTATCGRDCPHLRQGGCEQSLITDIVNRGRRRIPVRLHTRCVPDRDGNILYRMDFVEELVEQGADGMATRKSGKGALIGKSAAMEHILATLPEFARLDRPVLLVGETGTGKDLIAECVHETSLRAKRPFLRMNLGFMPADLLEAELFGRAAQEGAGLEEIRGRFAEAAGGSIFFPELSDAPLSLQKKLAAFLETGAVVPLGATTPQPIDVRLLFATQRNPDELADKGLLDPGFYNHLSAMRLDLPPLRQRGEDLPFLLAYFAERFAERFKKNVRGFSPEAMSVLAEYPYPGNVRELRNIVEYAVMTAKSPLIVPANLPVYVPVAPVAAAAVPPGRGPAPDAPKKPARARKDPAGKGSGS
- a CDS encoding NifB/NifX family molybdenum-iron cluster-binding protein; this translates as MTGHRALIAIRGNEVAWRFDRTAEALVCDIAEDGTVRSRSEIIFARQSPEDLCDYVLAHGIDTVVAGAVEEEYYHYLRYKRVDVIDNVAGEIEPALARLAAGRLASGDILFPGKEG